CTGGAAGTCCGCCTGCTGTGCCAAGGCGGGATCGATTTCCTTGGCCTTGATCAAGGCGGCCACTGCTCCTTCGCTGTTATCGTTCCCAGCCAATACCTGCCCTTTCAGGAAAGCTACTCTGGCCGGTTTTACCCCGGCACTCTCTGCCATGGCAATGAATTTGCCCGCCTCTGCGAAATCGTTCTGCAGATAAAGTAGCTCAATGAGCTCAGGATATGCGTCAGAAACCATCGGTTCAAGCTTCAGGCTCATTTTCAGGTTGGCCACGGCTTGTTCCAGGTTGCCGGTTTGCTTCAGGGCCAGCCCGAGATGGTAAGCGACTGCTGAAGATGTTGGCTGCTCCTTTTGAGCTGCAGCCAGAATTTCCTGGGCTTCCTCGAAACGTTCCGCCTGATACTCGTTGATTCCGAGTTCAAGCTGTTCCTGGCCTGCCAGCGCGGTTGACGGCAGCAGAAAGACCATCAGCAATAATAATATACGTGGCATGGCAGCTCCTGAAACAATGTTTTGTCAGGAAAAGTTTTTCACTAAATTTTCTTTCCTGTCAATACTTTTTACGTGTAATTGCAACAGATTTCCGTAAAAATAAATTTTAAACATCGTTATTTTTGCCCCACCTTTCATTCATTCTCTTATGGTGGATGGCATTTTCGGCGCTGACCTCGTCCAGTATCCGCTCGGCCTCTTCTGCAGTCAGGCCGACACTGGGCCGGACGCCCATCCAATGGGTGAGGTCGCCGCTGGGATTATCAAGGGGCTGTGGGATGGGGGGGCCCGGTTTGAACCGGTCATTGAGAAAAAGGGCGGCCTCATATTGGCCATTTCTCATCACCAGCCGCACTTCTGCAAAGAAATCGTTTTGCAGCCGTTTCATGATGATGATGTCTTTCACGGTCATGTCCGGGGGCACGTCTATCAAATCAGCCATGGTTTTTCTCCGATATTTTGGTAGAGCTTCGATAATGGTATTTATCGGCATGTGGTAAAGTGGCTTTAGTTTTTTTGTCGGGTGCCTGTGCAATGGCAAAGGGGGGGCAGGTTTTTCTTGAAATAGACAAATCACTACTTTATTATGGCTGGCCAGTGCTGATAGCGGTCAATTCCGGATCAGACGACGCAGCCAGGGGGGGCAATGGCTTTTAAAATAGCGAAAGTACGAAGAAAGCTGTTCATTCCCCTTGTAATGTCGATGGCGGTTTTTCTCTGCGGCCTCATCTACACTGTCTATCGTTTACAGTGGGATCACATCCAGTCTGATACAGTGTTGAGGCTAGATGCTTTCCACAAGAACTACCAGAGCCAGATCCAGAACGAAACCGATCTCCTCAATGCGTTTCTCGTGCTGCTCAAGGAAGATGAAAAGCTGCAGAAAGCCTGGCTGTCCGGGGACCGTCAGGCCCTGCTGCGCGATGCATTGCCAATATTCGAGGGGTTGCGCAATCGGAGCCGGATTACCCACTTCTACTTCATTACCACCGACAAAATATGTTTTCTCCGCGTGCATAAGCCGGAAAGCTTCGGCGACCTTATCGATCTGACCACCGTCGACATTGCCGCCCATTTGGGTAAGCCCGCCAATGGCGTGGAAATGGGACCCTATGGCACTGTGGCGTTGCGATCGGTCCACCCGTGGTACATCGACGGCAAGTTGACGGGATACATCGAACTGGGTGAAGACGTGGAGCAGCTGACCGCACGTATCTCCAAGTTGATGAACATGGAACTTTTGTCGGTTGTGGACAAGAAATTTCTCGACAAGGGGAAATGGGAACAGGGATTGAGGATGTCGGGGCGTTATGGGAACTGGGATCAGTACAGGAACTACGTCGTTGTTTCCACCAACAATGATAGGCAGTATCCAGGATTGGACCGCATCCTGGAAGTTTCGGACAAGGACAGGAACTTTCTCCTAAGATCGGGCGGGCGGTCGTTGAGTGGCGGTTTTGACGCATCCATAGACGCTGCAGGAAATATTATCGGCAAATTTGTGCTTTTTTCCGATGTAACCTGGGAAGAGAGAAGCATTTACGGACTGCTGTTGAGGCTGGGGGCGCTTACGCTGGTGATCTCCGGCCTGGCCCTGGCCTTCTTCGACTGGTACATCAGCCGCATTCATTTTCAGCAGGCAGTGTCACCGGTGGAGGAGCAGAATGTTCCGGAGGCTAAGAAGCCGGCGGAACTATGACCGGGGCGGCTTATTTCCCCTCCTGAAGGCGGCCCAACAGCCTGAGCAGGCCGTCAAGTATGGTGAACGGGTGGGGAGGGCAGCCAGGGATATAAAGATCCACAGGTAGCAGCCCATCCACACCATTGTGCACCTCCGGCGAGTCCATGAAAGGCCCTCCGTTGATGGCACAGGCACCGCTGGCGATGACGATTTTCGGTGCCGGCACTGCCTCATAGGTCTTCAGCAGCGCTTCCCGCATATTTTCAGTAACCGGACCGGTCACCAGGATGCCGTCGGCATGGCGCGGCGATGCCACGAACTGGATGCCGAATCGTCCCAGGTCCCAAGCCACCGTTGACAGAACGTTCACATCTGCCTCACAGGCATTGCACCCCCCTGCACATACCTCACGCAGTTTCAGAGACCGGCCGAAGAGGGAAAGCATTTTTGCTTCCAGCGCTTCGGTTAATTTCCGCTCTCCATCCGAAGATACGATCAAATCCCGGCGAGTTCTTGCCGCCAGCTTCTCATCGCGGCTGAACCTGATGGCTCCATGGGGGCACGACAGGGTGCACTCCGGACAGAACAGGCATTTGCCCATATCCAGTGCCAGACAGTTTTCATTGCGGCTGATGGCGCCGAATGGACAGGCATTGGCACACAGACGGCAGTCGGCAGGGCAGGCCTCGGCGTTGAGGACAGGGTAACCGCGGAAAAGCTCAGGCAATTGTGCCGGTTCATCGGGATATTTCAGGGTGCGGTGTTTCTGGTGGATGCGGGCGAGTATGGTTTTAAGCATAATATCCTCAGCTAAAAATATCGTCGGCAGATCGTTCGTACGTTAAAGGTCGAATCCGCAGTAGGACAGGTTGAAGCTCTTATTGCACAGGGGAAAATCCGATATCTGCTGGCCGCGCAGGGCCATGGCCAGTCCCGGCCAGTTATGGAAAGATGGATCGACAATCTTGTAACGACTGAACCTGCCCGATTCGTCGGTCAGCGCCACATGACAGACCTCTCCTCGCCAGCCTTCGGTCAAGGCCACGGCAAGCCTTTCTCCGGCCGGCGCCCCCATATGGGTAGCATGGCGACCGCTGGGCAACTGACGCAGCTGTTCCTCCAGGAACTCCAGTGATTTTTCCGCTTCCAGCCATCTGACCAGAGTCCGCCCGTAAACGTCTCCGCTTCTGGCGGTAACCACGGGAATCTGGCTCATCTGATAGATGCCGAAAGGGAAATCCTGGCGTGTATCGGTGGCAATGCCACAGGCTCTTGCTGCTGGGCCGGTGAGGGCGAGCTCTTTGGCCGTTTCCCTGCTGACGGTACCAGTGGCTTCAAGGCGGGCAAGCACCGAAGGGGTCGCCCAGATAAGATCGACGGCATTGGTCAGATCTTTTCGCGCTGATGCCAGTCGCTGCAGGAGTTCGTCCGACTGTTTCCGGCTGCAGTCGAAGCCGGTACCGCCGGGGCGGATCAGCCCCCGGCTGAAGCGACTGCCGCAAAGGATGGCGCTCATATTGAGGAAATCGCCCCTGATACGGCCACAGTAGGACGAGGTGGGAAGGTAGCCGGTGTCGCCGGCGATGGCCCCCAGGTCCCCGGTATGATTTGCCAGTCGTTCCAGTTCCAGGCCGATACCCCGTAGTACCTCTGCCTTGGCCGGCAGATGAATATTGGCCAGAGACTCCAGGATCATGCAGTGGGCCCATGCGTGGCCGACGGTGGTGTCTCCGGCTATGGTTTCCATCTCATAGAGGGTTCGTGGTTTCGGTCCGCCGATCAATGCCGCTTCGATGCCCCGGTGCTGGTATCCCAGGGCTATTTCCAGGTGGAAAACCTCTTCGCCGTGGCATTGGAAACGGAAATGTCCCGGCTCTATCACTCCGGCATGGACCGGCCCGACTGCAACTTCGTGGACTTCCTCTCCCTCGACCCGGTAGAAATCGGTGACACCGGGGAGGATGGCGCTCCTGTCGGCTCGTCCCCAGGCATCGTAACCGGGCCTGAAGGATTGGTGGAAACGGAGCGGTTTGAACCAGGGGTGTCCTTCCGGTACTATCCCGAATTGCTCGGCGATTTCACGCTCGAAAAGATTGGCCTGTGGACAGTAAGGGGTAATGGAGGGAAAATTGCCGCTGCATTTGCTGCGCATCACTCCGATCAAGCCGTCGGCTCTGGCTGTTAGCACAACATAGAGATTAAGCTCGGCAGGGTTTCCTTCACCGAAAAAAGCGGAGATTTTCCAGCCGTGGTCTGCGGCGTTTATAATGGCCTGGAGAAATTCTTCCAGTCTCACCTCGGGGACTGCGGCAAGTGGTAAGGACTCGCCGTTGTAAAACGTCTTCATAAAGGAGGTGTCTGTCATGGCCGTACCTCCAAAAGCTGGGCCGATTGCTGCAGGAGTGCTTTCAGCGGGGCCGGCAGCCATAGCCCCAGTACCAGAATGATGGCCATCAGGAACAGGGGCGGCCCGACCGTAAGGAAGCTGTCACGATAGGAGGTCCTGGTGACGGCCGGTGTCATTCTGCCCATTACCACCGGCAGCACGGAGGAGGCCATACCGAGGAAGATGATGGCCAGGAAGAGCAGGAACAGGGCTCCGACCAGGGGTTGTTTTTGGCTGAAGATGCTGCTGACGATGGTGAATTCACTGAGAAACGGGCTGAAGGGGGGGGAGCCGGTGATGGCGATGAATCCTGCCAAAAAGAGCGCCCCCGACCATGGGACCCGGTGCAACGCTCCTTTCACCTGTTCACAATTCTTGCTGCCATAGGCCCGGTGAATATTCCCCGAGGTGAGGAACAGGACCCCTTTGGTCAGGCCGTTGTTGATGACGTGGAACAGCGCCCCGAAGAGGGCATCGCCACCTATCCCCAAGGCTATGGCCAAAATTCCCACGTGCTCCACGCTGGAATAGGCGAGCATTCTCTTGAAATCGGCCTGCCGCACGACAAACACGGCGGCGAAGGCCATTGAAACAAGACCCAGGACAATCATGGCATTGTGATAGAAGGCGGTTTCGCTGGCCCGCATGCAAACCTGGTAAACCCTGATGATGGCCAGGAAGGCGCAGTTAACCAGTCCCCCTGCCAGCAACGCTCCCACCAGGCCTGGAGCCTCTCCGTAAGCGTCCGGCTTCCAGGTGTGAAGCGGCGCCAGACCCATCTTCGTGCCGAAGCCTACCAGAAGGAAGATGAAGGCAGCATTTAGCCAGGCCGGTGAAAGCTGACCCGCTGAAGCGATCAGTGGTTCCAGCAGGAGCGTGGCTTCCTTTTGGGCGACAACGGTAGAGTAGGCAAGAAAGAAGAGGCCGAGCAGGGCCAGGGCGATGCCCACCGAACAGATGAGCATGTATTTCCAGGTGGCTTCAAGGGACCGGGCATTGCGGTTGAAGTAGATGAGAGGCGCCATGGTGAGGGTGGTGGCTTCCAGGGCAACCCAGAGTAGCCCCAGATGATGGGAAATGGTTACCAGGGTCATGGCGGACAGGCAGACGAGAAGCCCCATGCACAGGACGCGGTTTGATCGTTCCTGGCGGTGGGAGAGGTAGCCCACCGCATAGACGGCGCAGGTAAGGAAAAGAAGGGTCTCGACGCCGAGAAACAGTTTGCCGATCGGGTCCAGCACGAGCCATCCCCCCGGAGACGGGGCGGGGGGGGCAATGAATGCATCGACGGTCAGGCTCAGATGCAGAGCGGCAAAAAGGGGAAGCACCAGCGGCCGGTGGCGGTTGGAAGGTATGAACCAGGCCAGTAGTGCGCCGACCAGTGGTAGCAGAACCAGGCTGTAAAACATCTACTTACTCCTTCAGTGCGGTCAGCCGCGATGTATCTATGGAAGAAAACTCGTTGCTGATGTGATTGATGACAATGCCCATGACGAAGATGCCGACAAGCAGGTCGAGAAGAACCCCTGCCTCTACCATTACCGGCATGGCTGTCGACAGGAGCAGGCCGAAGATGAAGATGCCGTTTTCAAGGATCAGGTAGCCAATAACCTGGCTTATGGCTTTACGTCTGGTGGTCAGGGCGAGAAAACCGGTCATCATGGTGGCGATGGCCGCAGGGACAAAGAGAA
This region of Geotalea daltonii FRC-32 genomic DNA includes:
- a CDS encoding cache domain-containing protein, with the translated sequence MAFKIAKVRRKLFIPLVMSMAVFLCGLIYTVYRLQWDHIQSDTVLRLDAFHKNYQSQIQNETDLLNAFLVLLKEDEKLQKAWLSGDRQALLRDALPIFEGLRNRSRITHFYFITTDKICFLRVHKPESFGDLIDLTTVDIAAHLGKPANGVEMGPYGTVALRSVHPWYIDGKLTGYIELGEDVEQLTARISKLMNMELLSVVDKKFLDKGKWEQGLRMSGRYGNWDQYRNYVVVSTNNDRQYPGLDRILEVSDKDRNFLLRSGGRSLSGGFDASIDAAGNIIGKFVLFSDVTWEERSIYGLLLRLGALTLVISGLALAFFDWYISRIHFQQAVSPVEEQNVPEAKKPAEL
- the nuoB gene encoding NADH-quinone oxidoreductase subunit NuoB; the protein is MLKTILARIHQKHRTLKYPDEPAQLPELFRGYPVLNAEACPADCRLCANACPFGAISRNENCLALDMGKCLFCPECTLSCPHGAIRFSRDEKLAARTRRDLIVSSDGERKLTEALEAKMLSLFGRSLKLREVCAGGCNACEADVNVLSTVAWDLGRFGIQFVASPRHADGILVTGPVTENMREALLKTYEAVPAPKIVIASGACAINGGPFMDSPEVHNGVDGLLPVDLYIPGCPPHPFTILDGLLRLLGRLQEGK
- a CDS encoding hydrogenase large subunit; amino-acid sequence: MTDTSFMKTFYNGESLPLAAVPEVRLEEFLQAIINAADHGWKISAFFGEGNPAELNLYVVLTARADGLIGVMRSKCSGNFPSITPYCPQANLFEREIAEQFGIVPEGHPWFKPLRFHQSFRPGYDAWGRADRSAILPGVTDFYRVEGEEVHEVAVGPVHAGVIEPGHFRFQCHGEEVFHLEIALGYQHRGIEAALIGGPKPRTLYEMETIAGDTTVGHAWAHCMILESLANIHLPAKAEVLRGIGLELERLANHTGDLGAIAGDTGYLPTSSYCGRIRGDFLNMSAILCGSRFSRGLIRPGGTGFDCSRKQSDELLQRLASARKDLTNAVDLIWATPSVLARLEATGTVSRETAKELALTGPAARACGIATDTRQDFPFGIYQMSQIPVVTARSGDVYGRTLVRWLEAEKSLEFLEEQLRQLPSGRHATHMGAPAGERLAVALTEGWRGEVCHVALTDESGRFSRYKIVDPSFHNWPGLAMALRGQQISDFPLCNKSFNLSYCGFDL
- a CDS encoding proton-conducting transporter transmembrane domain-containing protein, which produces MFYSLVLLPLVGALLAWFIPSNRHRPLVLPLFAALHLSLTVDAFIAPPAPSPGGWLVLDPIGKLFLGVETLLFLTCAVYAVGYLSHRQERSNRVLCMGLLVCLSAMTLVTISHHLGLLWVALEATTLTMAPLIYFNRNARSLEATWKYMLICSVGIALALLGLFFLAYSTVVAQKEATLLLEPLIASAGQLSPAWLNAAFIFLLVGFGTKMGLAPLHTWKPDAYGEAPGLVGALLAGGLVNCAFLAIIRVYQVCMRASETAFYHNAMIVLGLVSMAFAAVFVVRQADFKRMLAYSSVEHVGILAIALGIGGDALFGALFHVINNGLTKGVLFLTSGNIHRAYGSKNCEQVKGALHRVPWSGALFLAGFIAITGSPPFSPFLSEFTIVSSIFSQKQPLVGALFLLFLAIIFLGMASSVLPVVMGRMTPAVTRTSYRDSFLTVGPPLFLMAIILVLGLWLPAPLKALLQQSAQLLEVRP